Proteins from one Primulina huaijiensis isolate GDHJ02 chromosome 18, ASM1229523v2, whole genome shotgun sequence genomic window:
- the LOC140965175 gene encoding beta-D-glucosyl crocetin beta-1,6-glucosyltransferase-like — MAAKEEGFKVLMFPFLAHGHISPFLQLAKQFSARNLHVYICSTPVNLSSIERKIPEKQCSHIHLVELHLPSSPELPPHFHTTNGLPPYLQPTLEKLLVLSRPNFSNLLTTLRPDLLIYDIMQPWAGSEASLLKIPSVSFIIFGAASVSYLSHLGLKRGVEFPFPTICLTDFELSMAIKTVESALDDRKDRIDSENKVSIRLINSSRAMEGKYMDYLSKLMDCEILPTGALIYQDPSDTGDIEQDDDEIMKWLERNDVCSSVLVSFGSEYFLKREDIEEIAHGLELSNVNFIWLLRFPKGEETKIADALPERFLQRVGEKGVIVEKWAPQAKILSSSKIGGFVSHCGWNSLMESISFRVPIIGMPMQLDQPLNAKLVEELGVGVEVLRDGNGRFRRGQISSVIKDVVFGNEGEKLRRQIEGQRTHIRSTSREEIHGVMQKLAELCGKNSFDVKI; from the coding sequence ATGGCAGCGAAAGAAGAGGGTTTCAAAGTTCTCATGTTCCCATTTCTCGCTCATGGCCACATATCTCCTTTCCTACAGCTAGCCAAACAATTTTCAGCAAGAAATCTCCATGTTTATATCTGTTCTACCCCTGTGAATCTGAGTTCCATCGAGAGAAAAATTCCAGAAAAACAATGTTCTCACATTCATCTCGTGGAGCTTCATCTTCCCAGTTCACCTGAGCTGCCTCCTCATTTCCACACCACCAATGGCCTCCCACCCTATCTCCAGCCCACCCTGGAAAAGCTCCTCGTATTGTCGAGGCCCAATTTCTCTAATCTTCTGACAACCCTTCGGCCAGATCTTTTAATCTATGATATCATGCAGCCTTGGGCTGGATCCGAAGCGTCACTACTCAAAATTCCGTCTGTGTCGTTTATCATTTTTGGTGCAGCCTCGGTTTCATATCTTAGCCATTTGGGATTAAAACGTGGAGTGGAGTTCCCGTTTCCCACCATCTGTCTCACAGATTTCGAGCTATCTATGGCGATCAAGACAGTGGAATCAGCTCTGGATGATCGTAAAGATCGTATTGATTCCGAGAATAAGGTGTCCATCAGGCTAATTAACAGCTCCAGAGCGATGGAGGGAAAGTACATGGATTATCTTTCTAAACTAATGGACTGCGAGATTTTACCCACCGGGGCATTAATCTATCAAGATCCAAGTGATACTGGAGATATTGAACAAGATGACGATGAAATCATGAAATGGCTGGAGAGGAATGATGTATGTTCGAGTGTGCTGGTTTCTTTTGGGAGCGAGTATTTCTTGAAAAGGGAAGATATTGAAGAGATAGCTCATGGGTTGGAGCTGAGCAACGTGAACTTCATATGGCTGCTTAGGTTTCCGAAAGGCGAGGAGACGAAGATAGCAGATGCGCTGCCGGAACGGTTTCTTCAAAGGGTGGGGGAGAAGGGTGTGATAGTGGAGAAATGGGCGCCACAGGCCAAAATCTTAAGCAGCTCGAAGATCGGCGGATTTGTAAGTCATTGTGGTTGGAATTCATTGATGGAGAGCATAAGTTTTCGTGTTCCGATCATTGGTATGCCCATGCAACTTGATCAGCCTTTGAATGCTAAGCTTGTGGAGGAGCTTGGCGTCGGGGTGGAGGTGTTGAGAGATGGAAATGGGAGGTTTCGAAGGGGACAAATATCGAGTGTGATCAAGGATGTTGTGTTTGGAAATGAGGGAGAGAAATTGAGGAGACAGATTGAAGGACAGAGGACGCATATCAGATCAACAAGTAGAGAAGAAATTCATGGAGTTATGCAGAAGCTAGCAGAACTTTGTGGGAAGAATAGCTTTGATGTCAAAATTTGA